The Falco rusticolus isolate bFalRus1 chromosome 5, bFalRus1.pri, whole genome shotgun sequence genome has a segment encoding these proteins:
- the LOC119148919 gene encoding CD276 antigen homolog isoform X16 has protein sequence MEEVFKMKLILLLSFALLIYILITRWLTGEVLVTVSSEPSVVSVGEQVTLSCQLTDSVPFNTSVLWYKLEKGKDAPLCASSSLGGVVDQCQDEERKRMACHWKRRALLLVIQAVQVAEEGTYVCAVNGSVVTKATMHLDVTAIGTKPTLYRDQQEENMCRYTCKSKNWYPKPEVIWTNYGGDMADVEANTNVTWSERDHFMVQSIITVPCDKVDVVCVVQLNKTKASQSGSLNDMTVGGTCAYKGRITGSFVKPKVMWINSQGEDLSSLALTSILQETDNSVAIESSIEIPCGQPPPSFVTAEREHSLQVPQQSESGDFFWVPCLLVLLILAATPCMKIGNSGEKLCVSNVELNVKNEHLRAWNDSTEEHHAKNELLKKEIDELRATNELLKKEIDELRATNGNQKKRIGECC, from the exons ATGGAGGAAGTGTTCAAAATGAAGCTCATACTGCTCTTGTCCTTTGCTCttctaatatatattttaattacaaggTGGCTTACAG GCGAAGTGCTTGTCACCGTCAGCAGTGAACCGTCAGTTGTCTCTGTTGGAGAGCAAGTGACTCTGTCCTGCCAGCTGACAGACAGTGTCCCCTTTAACACGAGTGTGCTTTGGTACaaactggaaaaggggaaggatGCTCCACTGTGTGCTTCATCCAGCCTGGGTGGGGTGGTGGATCAGTGCCAGGATGAAGAACGGAAGAGGATGGCGTGTCACTGGAAGAGAAGAGCACTTCTCCTGGTTATCCAGGCAGTGCAAGTAGCTGAGGAGGGGACATATGTTTGCGCAGTGAACGGCAGCGTTGTCACAAAGGCTACTATGCACCTTGATGTTACAG CAATTGGTACCAAGCCAACTTTGTACAGGGATCAGCAAGAGGAGAATATGTGTCGCTACACGTGTAAGTCAAAAAACTGGTACCCAAAGCCTGAAGTTATTTGGACGAACTATGGAGGAGACATGGCAGATGTGGAGGCCAACACCAATGTAACGTGGAGTGAGAGAGACCATTTCATGGTGCAAAGCATCATCACAGTGCCTTGTGATAAAGTAGATGTGGTGTGTGTAGTCCAACTCAACAAAACCAAGGCAAGCCAATCAG GTTCCTTGAATGACATGACTGTGGGAGGCACTTGTGCGTACAAGGGCAGAATAACAGGTTCGTTTGTAAAGCCCAAAGTGATGTGGATTAATTCCCAAGGAGAAGACCTATCTTCACTGGCCCTGACAAGCATTCTACAGGAGACGGACAATAGTGTTGCAATTGAAAGCTCCATTGAGATACCCTGTGGACAACCACCACCTTCGTTTGTGACCGCTGAAAGGGAACACAGCCTACAGGTGCCTCAACAGTCAG AAAGCGGTGATTTCTTCTGGGTTCCCTGCCTCCTTGTCCTCCTTATTTTAGCAG CAACGCCTTGCATGAAGATTG GTAACTCAGGAGAAAAACTGTGTGTGAGCAACG TGGAACTGAATGTAAAGAATG AGCATCTGCGTGCATGGAACG ACTCAACAGAGGAACACCATGCAAAGAATG
- the LOC119148919 gene encoding CD276 antigen homolog isoform X15 codes for MEEVFKMKLILLLSFALLIYILITRWLTGEVLVTVSSEPSVVSVGEQVTLSCQLTDSVPFNTSVLWYKLEKGKDAPLCASSSLGGVVDQCQDEERKRMACHWKRRALLLVIQAVQVAEEGTYVCAVNGSVVTKATMHLDVTAIGTKPTLYRDQQEENMCRYTCKSKNWYPKPEVIWTNYGGDMADVEANTNVTWSERDHFMVQSIITVPCDKVDVVCVVQLNKTKASQSGSLNDMTVGGTCAYKGRITGSFVKPKVMWINSQGEDLSSLALTSILQETDNSVAIESSIEIPCGQPPPSFVTAEREHSLQVPQQSESGDFFWVPCLLVLLILAATPCMKIGNSGEKLCVSNVELNVKNEHLRAWNDSTEEHHAKNELLKKEIDELRATNELLKKEIDELRATNEDLHARNAHIWHD; via the exons ATGGAGGAAGTGTTCAAAATGAAGCTCATACTGCTCTTGTCCTTTGCTCttctaatatatattttaattacaaggTGGCTTACAG GCGAAGTGCTTGTCACCGTCAGCAGTGAACCGTCAGTTGTCTCTGTTGGAGAGCAAGTGACTCTGTCCTGCCAGCTGACAGACAGTGTCCCCTTTAACACGAGTGTGCTTTGGTACaaactggaaaaggggaaggatGCTCCACTGTGTGCTTCATCCAGCCTGGGTGGGGTGGTGGATCAGTGCCAGGATGAAGAACGGAAGAGGATGGCGTGTCACTGGAAGAGAAGAGCACTTCTCCTGGTTATCCAGGCAGTGCAAGTAGCTGAGGAGGGGACATATGTTTGCGCAGTGAACGGCAGCGTTGTCACAAAGGCTACTATGCACCTTGATGTTACAG CAATTGGTACCAAGCCAACTTTGTACAGGGATCAGCAAGAGGAGAATATGTGTCGCTACACGTGTAAGTCAAAAAACTGGTACCCAAAGCCTGAAGTTATTTGGACGAACTATGGAGGAGACATGGCAGATGTGGAGGCCAACACCAATGTAACGTGGAGTGAGAGAGACCATTTCATGGTGCAAAGCATCATCACAGTGCCTTGTGATAAAGTAGATGTGGTGTGTGTAGTCCAACTCAACAAAACCAAGGCAAGCCAATCAG GTTCCTTGAATGACATGACTGTGGGAGGCACTTGTGCGTACAAGGGCAGAATAACAGGTTCGTTTGTAAAGCCCAAAGTGATGTGGATTAATTCCCAAGGAGAAGACCTATCTTCACTGGCCCTGACAAGCATTCTACAGGAGACGGACAATAGTGTTGCAATTGAAAGCTCCATTGAGATACCCTGTGGACAACCACCACCTTCGTTTGTGACCGCTGAAAGGGAACACAGCCTACAGGTGCCTCAACAGTCAG AAAGCGGTGATTTCTTCTGGGTTCCCTGCCTCCTTGTCCTCCTTATTTTAGCAG CAACGCCTTGCATGAAGATTG GTAACTCAGGAGAAAAACTGTGTGTGAGCAACG TGGAACTGAATGTAAAGAATG AGCATCTGCGTGCATGGAACG ACTCAACAGAGGAACACCATGCAAAGAATG